The Oreochromis niloticus isolate F11D_XX linkage group LG13, O_niloticus_UMD_NMBU, whole genome shotgun sequence genome has a window encoding:
- the mymx gene encoding uncharacterized protein mymx isoform X1 translates to MSESIVRKVQPFTIGTRLSAPAVPKCQDFTQSYLPGETLDNCVLQHNLNSLYLSGSQVCAHGPCLVSPIVKQVAPVKHNQDRMAAEDQLNQNVASASAVSRSIKKITISGNKDRPEDKMTAEPAITRCTSENNNNNNNISSTSEIHLPRIVGVSCENKPSSQFKVLLKKESSDEFQPMQGQTRPRVNREKSLQQISVPELQENEPQRKESHPRTPIEGSAAVTLPSDCFTQRNSLFSKEVLQAEAWIKGKLQDLKDGSNIQCCPLEDWEDASQMLQRDLKDFENTLIQLNQMGEQLICKLNPTSDLVKKQLSQLRDQWQTLKQMAANQMRALGGAKNLQEFNKKVDKLEAWIKEKYQVQSSSLHAEGYFCLASCLVAEEEEQCLVNVLGENVDKMQLTRRILDLKQDEQLHRNLHEEINNLALKLEKQGKTDSKNISSRRKHINKMWLKMQSHLKNYHENLHLALEVSSFYHQADNILFAINSMRKNMSVLKDVDSFGDREMREIASQIMMLDVSVSQLLNLHPTLAASITQKQSEVKDCWALLQKLFRSDKTTLSLSGSTFTREASDLLTLAQEPQCNMGMEANGIMGKEVKEEKNHLKGCASTADGGSGRRTQSCQSQEQQSVNHTSLPMRDSPVCTDDAIVRNQLKGESRKPRTEPKIATPSPGHPQLHIQLQRFTVSADKTLSWLKDNVSMATQVCSIASFEGLEAAKRCQQTVEQEILNNRARIEVVKKEGHGLVRAQHPGSTKIEEFLGQLEVLWEELRKRHQRNAVFLQASEELGFRVVKVLQALGSLEAWLESVELSMKESVLAGDPETMSMAERESRLLEKEVASRSLELSALRQEVDRLHSHSHPRTRGLPARMEEVEKKYHRVQSALTQQSSELQDTRMLTEFLERVELEESQDLSGSQYRLGQPLHSENSPPPTLLTLQNSGSGEPLIETMGDPVEELREAVEMLNDTVRERGRSQSHDQAIQELMSKHASLAVRVEECVCFSKDLSLDILEKETDMAIQCEPDRCGLEALQEEQDHLEIDYEIIREEVKELQDQASRLKDLCPERVHVLDAKIQATLQAWNELGKSVTENKSRLEEFAQLQDFFRSYLAMISWTEDTRSCIFSDTTLHFGKDGQTPLVAELDMQIEQKFEEFDELAATGKNLLDKEHHLTQMVRERMEELRSMLGWILVHWRAQKQQWLHKKSRQEPSQDNIYFEATMCPPSTENSAPEPEPFHSHQSPVVTPTEDTTKARNSQPLCLVPRHAEKHKEEPSEDGYEIMNSIGPQDDPPKANMLVLKEGSSPPVGGTVNLILSFGNTGDSQVQVLDLPAGTKEVVEETSEPVHRPTVPQSSAYKNFWRRCQGLLENTLGSLKRKRKIYRQSANEVSTYLHVKDNNLAAAPVYESITLPRQKSRSAASASPTFLPSSSLPSSSAPALQGTNVTFHNTTGNGGSSIFSSIKRMGKKRKRKRDARRHTIQKIMGVEEQTDGMPHCTSQTITYDTHTWPLKERRRKKKNGDGVEAIAYMKNPLLKDIDTECSGEYSITPYAVSAGPTTTPTAGQVKSHCRFLSLGSVLSFDLPKDMTLIPSIQDIITIAPPESKKVAGTDPDPHSHRQTFLSSFRQTRPTPTVTHDTSAESSFAETQLSTSLGKHLPGVDSGLQPPPSPSVEEDEDQTVQCNDLSKTQVALREEEKQEWDKTLSEIKTSTAEKDGTVQPSQLHIYVNQASTSTTAIHKHECLSVHTLIRDLNGHQYHKCARPHSFHEESPGLQSSQASFMRVNLKSTKSVRQDSVDSGISTSSSLKLCKDDAPRTDSLQPKGVVRKLISLEVGGTDCTKIRENDLTGPPSRSAVIETEPVHLDHQQFEEEEEELEDIWNQTTNYRQSICSDIMYQPNEEESLPLDQAKETPSDTTPTVLYRNLVTASAPNLLVAEFKLPTHIQNLLGYDKGQSPKDHLPPMSIGDRRSWAAFPNREPASKTSVTVNETASDPVKLPDVGDNQRYIYQYKEDEEEEEEVEKAKVGEEADEHTGCLKDPSVSLLSVHMGLDGISQQRKASQSQEDLKKPQEHVASGWHCFTSSGKPELQSMEGMLERKHKLQLGGKKAASRGWNSYHAVLYRHTLCFYQDRKETLRSSACGLPLNLMGAECLPFPEYTKKPNCFRLRLRDGSEYLFNASSRFMMKKWIMKIQASTGQTVCRSSILGVPFDEDLPSSLKPPFCFGCHDPDGCHCSSQHDVTQPFPRHNPPGTTQTKEIVVLTRELNHMPQSHFKRLDEHLISSSDAGCCDVDKGSLKQMMTHGLSGVFKDNASSSPHSPLCSGQDWLSSKRRSHSFTSSTYQKIKPMLRTPGGKGLETGSNYCVTLVVGDKSTDSASASTSSEPPLLALAGWEQDRYQDAALRSYVSLPRPRNKSVFKKFFGKRDL, encoded by the exons ATGTCTGAGAGCATTGTGAGGAAGGTGCAGCCCTTTACCATTGGGACAAGGCTGTCAGCTCCTGCTGTGCCAAAATGTCAGGATTTTACACAGAGTTATCTGCCCGGCGAGACTTTGGATAACTGTGTGCTGCAGCACAATCTGAACTCGCTCTACCTCAGTGGATCACAGGTGTGTGCACATGGCCCCTGTCTCGTCTCGCCGATTGTCAAGCAGGTAGCCCCCGTGAAACACAACCAAGACCGGATGGCAGCAGAGGACCAGCTGAACCAGAACGTTGCCTCTGCCTCTGCTGTCTCCAGATCAATAAAGAAGATCACAATCTCTGGGAACAAAGACAGGCCAGAGGACAAGATGACAGCAGAGCCTGCAATTACACGGTGCACATCTGagaacaacaataacaacaacaacatcagcagCACATCAGAAATACATCTGCCAAGGATAGTGGGTGTGAGCTGTGAGAATAAGCCCAGTTCTCAGTTTAAG GTTTTACTCAAAAAAGAGAGCAGTGATGAATTTCAGCCCATGCAGGGACAAACCAGACCGAGAGTGAACAGAGAGAAATCCCTACAACAG ATATCAGTACCTGAACTGCAGGAGAACGAGCCTCAGAGGAAAGAAAGCCATCCACGCACACCGATTGAAGGGTCGGCAGCTGTTACACTCCCAAGTGACTGCTTCACTCAGCGCAACTCACTCTTCAGCAAGGAAGTACTGCAG GCTGAGGCGTGGATCAAAGGCAAGCTACAGGACTTGAAGGATGGATCTAATATTCAGTGCTGCCCCCTGGAGGATTGGGAAGACGCCTCACAAATGCTTCAGAGAGATCTTAAAGACTTTGAGAACACCCTAATTCAACTCAACCAG ATGGGTGAGCAGCTGATCTGTAAACTGAATCCCACATCTGATTTGGTAAAGAAGCAGCTCAGTCAGCTCAGGGACCAGTGGCAGACTCTCAAACAGATGGCTGCAAATCAGATGAGGGCTCTAGGAGGAGCCAAGAACCTGCAGGAATTCAACAAAAAGGTGGACAAGCTGGAGGCATGGATTAAAGAGAAG TATCAAGTTCAAAGTTCCTCACTGCATGCTGAAGGCTATTTCTGTTTAGCATCTTGCTTGGTAGCAGAG GAAGAGGAACAGTGTCTGGTGAATGTCCTGGGGGAAAATGTTGACAAAATGCAGTTGACTAGAAGAATTTTAGATCTGAAACAG GATGAGCAGCTACACAGAAATCTCCACGAGGAAATCAACAACTTGGCACTGAAACTGGAGAAACAAGGGAAGACAGATAGCAAAAACATATCCAGCAGGAGGAAACAcatcaataaaat GTGGCTGAAGATGCAGTCGCATCTGAAAAACTACCATGAAAATCTTCATCTGGCCCTGGAAGTGTCCTCATTTTACCATCAGGCTGATAATATATTATTCGCTATAAACAGCATG AGGAAAAACATGTCTGTATTGAAAGACGTGGACAGCTTTGGAGATAGAGAAATGCGTGAGATCGCCAGTCAGATCATG ATGCTTGATGTGAGTGTATCCCAGCTGTTGAATCTCCACCCCACCCTGGCTGCCAGTATCACACAGAAGCAGAGTGAGGTGAAGGATTGCTGGGCACTTCTTCAGAAGCTTTTCAG GAGTGACAAGAccacgctctctctctctggctccACTTTCACCAGGGAAGCTTCTGACCTCCTGACACTGGCCCAAGAACCCCAGTGCAACATGGGAATGGAGGCAAATGGTATCATGGGAAAGGAGGTGAAGGAGGAGAAGAATCATCTGAAAGGCTGTGCT AGTACTGCTGACGGTGGGAGTGGTAGACGAACACAGAGCTGCCAAAGCCAGGAGCAGCAATCAGTGAACCACACCTCTTTACCAATGAGAGACAGCCCTGTCTGCACTGATGATGCTATTGTCAGAAATCAATTGAAGGGGGAAAG CAGGAAGCCCAGAACAGAACCCAAGATTGCCACCCCCTCTCCAGGCCACCCACAGCTTCACATACAGCTTCAGAGGTTCACTGTGTCTGCTGACAAG ACTTTGTCATGGCTCAAAGACAACGTGTCCATGGCTACACAGGTGTGTTCAATAGCCAGTTTTGAGGGGCTGGAAGCAGCAAAGAGGTGTCAGCAAACCGTTGAGCAGGAAATCCTTAACAACCGAGCCAGGATAGAGGTGGTCAAAAAG GAGGGCCACGGGCTGGTCCGGGCACAGCACCCAGGAAGCACAAAGATCGAGGAGTTCCTTGGCCAGCTGGAAGTCCTGTGGGAAGAACTGAGGAAGAGGCACCAAAGGAATGCTGTCTTTCTCCAGGCCTCAGAAGAGCTGGGTTTTAGg GTTGTGAAAGTGCTCCAGGCCCTTGGCAGCTTGGAGGCCTGGCTGGAGTCTGTGGAGCTTTCCATGAAGGAATCTGTCTTAGCCGGTGACCCTGAAACAATGAGCATGGCTGAGAGGGAAAGCCGTTTGCTGGAGAAAGAGGTGGCATCCCGCAGCCTGGAACTCAGTGCTCTGAGGCAGGAGGTGGACCGCCTTCATAGTCACAGCCACCCACGTACACGAGGGCTACCAGCACGcatggaggaggtggagaaaaA GTACCACCGTGTCCAAAGTGCCCTGACCCAGCAGAGCTCTGAGCTGCAGGATACGCGCATGCTGACTGAGTTCCTGGAACGTGTGGAGCTGGAGGAAAGCCAGGATCTTAGTGGTAGTCAGTACAGATTAGGGCAG CCTCTCCACAGTGAAAATTCCCCACCTCCTACTTTGCTGACACTTCAGAACAGCGGCAGTGGTGAGCCTCTGATAGAGACCATGGGAGACCCCGTGGAAGAGCTACGAGAGGCTGTAGAGATGCTGAATGACACAGTGAGAGAACGAGGTCGGTCACAAAGCCACGACCAGGCTATCCAGGAGCTGATGAGCAAG CATGCCAGCCTGGCAGTGCGTGTGGAGGAGTGCGTGTGCTTCAGCAAGGATCTGAGCCTGGACATCCTGGAGAAGGAGACAGACATGGCCATCCAGTGTGAGCCAGATCGCTGTGGCCTAGAGGCTCTGCAGGAGGAGCAGGACCACCTGGAG ATTGACTACGAAATCATCAGGGAGGAGGTAAAGGAGTTGCAGGACCAGGCTTCTCGACTGAAGGATCTGTGCCCAGAGAGAGTGCACGTACTAGATGCAAAAATTCAGGCTACACTGCAGGCCTGGAACGAGCTGGGAAAGAGCGTGACAGAGAACAAATCACGTCTGGAAGAGTTTGCGCAGCTCCAGGACTTCTTCAGGAGCTACCTCGCCATGAT CTCATGGACAGAAGACACCAGGTCATGCATTTTCTCAGATACCACCTTGCATTTTGGGAAAGACGGGCAGACACCACTGGTTGCAGAGCTGGATATGCAAATTGAGCAAAAGTTTGAGGAGTTTGATGAGCTGGCCGCCACAGGCAAAAATCTTTTAGACAAGGAGCACCACCTCACACAGATG GTAAGAGAGCGTATGGAGGAACTGAGGAGCATGCTTGGGTGGATCTTGGTACACTGGAGGGCTCAAAAGCAACAGTGGCTCCACAAGAAGAGCAGACAGGAGCCTTCACAGGACAACATTTACTTTGAGGCGACAATGTGCCCGCCATCGACAGAG AATTCAGCTCCTGAGCCAGAGCCCTTCCATTCCCATCAATCCCCAGTTGTCACCCCTACTGAAGACACAACAAAGGCAAGAAATAGCCAGCCATTGTGTTTGGTGCCCAGACATGCTGAGAAACATAAAGAggagccatcagaagatgggtatgAGATCATGAACAGCATTGGACCCCAGGATGATCCTCCTAAAGCCAACATGCTGGTGCTTAAAGAGGGCAGCAGCCCTCCTGTGGGGGGAACAGTCAACCTCATCCTTAGCTTTGGTAACACAGGGGACAGCCAGGTTCAGGTACTTGACCTTCCTGCTGGGACAAAAGAGGTAGTGGAGGAGACCTCTGAGCCTGTCCACAGG CCCACTGTGCCTCAATCTTCTGCCTATAAAAACTTTTGGAGGCGCTGCCAGGGGCTTTTGGAAAATACTTTGGGTAGTTTAAAGCGAAAGAGAAAGATTTATCGGCAGAGTGCAAATGAG GTAAGTACCTACTTGCATGTCAAGGATAACAACCTGGCTGCGGCCCCTGTGTATGAGAGCATCACCTTGCCCCGCCAAAAAAGCCGCTCCGCAGCCTCAGCCTCCCCGACTTTCTTGCCGTCCTCCTCTTTGCCATCCTCCTCAGCACCTGCACTTCAGGGAACCAACGTAACTTTCCACAACACGACAGGGAATGGCGGCAGCTCGATCTTCAGCAGCATCAAGAGAATGGGTAAGAAGcggaagaggaagagagatgcTCGTAGACACACTATCCAGAAAATCATGGGAGTTGAGGAGCAAACAGATGGGATGCCTCATTGTACCTCTCAGACAATCACATATGACACACATACATGGCCACTGAAGGAACGTcgaaggaagaagaagaatgggGATGGAGTAGAAGCCATTGCCTATATGAAGAATCCTTTGCTGAAGGACATTGATACAGAGTGTTCAGGGGAATACAGCATTACTCCATATGCTGTTTCAGCAGGACCAACCACTACACCCACAGCAGGTCAGGTGAAAAGCCACTGCAGGTTCCTCTCCTTGGGTTCTGTATTGAGTTTTGATCTACCTAAAGATATGACTCTCATCCCCAGCATTCAGGACATCATTACTATTGCCCCTCCAGAATCCAAAAAAGTAGCCGGGACTGATCCAGAccctcactcacacagacaaacattcCTGAGCTCTTTCAGACAGACTAGACCCACTCCCACTGTCACACATGACACTTCAGCTGAAAGCAGCTTTGCTGAGACACAGCTATCTACATCCCTTGGGAAACATCTTCCTGGTGTGGACAGCGGTTTACAACCTCCACCTTCTCCTTCtgtggaggaagatgaggatCAGACTGTACAATGTAATGATTTGTCTAAAACCCAGGTGGCTCTTCGTGAGGAGGAAAAACAGGAGTGGGACAAAACATTGTCAGAGATTAAAACCAGCACAGCTGAAAAGGATGGGACTGTCCAGCCTTCACAGCTGCATATTTATGTGAACCAAGCCTCCACCTCCACTACAGCTATACATAAACATGAGTGCCTTAGTGTTCATACACTCATTAGAGACCTAAATGGACACCAGTACCACAAATGTGCAAGACCCCACAGTTTTCATGAAGAGAGTCCTGGACTTCAGTCAAGCCAAGCTTCCTTCATGAGAGTCAATCTGAAGTCAACAAAGAGTGTTCGACAGGACTCTGTGGACTCTGGCATCTccacctccagcagcctcaagCTTTGCAAAGATGATGCTCCACGTACTGATAGCCTGCAACCTAAAGGAGTGGTGAGGAAGCTTATATCTCTTGAAGTGGGAGGTACAGACTGCACtaaaataagagaaaatgaTTTAACGGGTCCGCCTTCACGCTCAGCAGTGATAGAAACAGAGCCTGTCCACCTTGATCACCAGCAgtttgaggaagaggaggaagaactgGAGGACATCTGGAACCAGACTACGAACTACAGGCAGAGCATTTGCTCAGACATCATGTACCAGCCCAATGAGGAAGAGTCCTTACCTTTAGACCAAGCCAAAGAGACACCTTCAGATACAACCCCAACTGTGCTCTACAGAAACCTCGTCACTGCCTCGGCACCCAACCTTCTTGTGGCTGAATTCAAACTGCCCACGCACATTCAGAACCTGCTTGGTTATGACAAGGGCCAGAGTCCCAAAGATCACCTTCCTCCAATGTCTATAGGAGACAGAAGGTCCTGGGCAGCTTTTCCTAACAGGGAGCCAGCCAGCAAGACTTCAGTGACAGTGAACGAGACTGCTTCGGATCCAGTGAAGCTACCTGATGTAGGGGACAATCAGAGATACATTTATCAGTACaaagaggatgaggaggaggaagaggaggtagAGAAGGCAAAGGTGGGGGAGGAGGCAGACGAGCACACAGGTTGCTTGAAG GACCCGTCAGTGAGTCTCCTGTCAGTTCATATGGGTTTGGATGGGATCAGTCAGCAAAGGAAAGCCTCACAGAGCCAAGAGGACTTGAAGAAACCTCAGGAGCATGTGGCCTCAGGGTGGCACTGTTTCACCTCA AGTGGAAAACCTGAGCTGCAGTCTATGGAGGGGATGCTTGAGAGGAAGCACAAGCTGCAGCTGGGAGGGAAGAAA GCAGCCTCCAGAGGTTGGAACTCCTACCACGCTGTCCTATATAGACACACCTTGTGCTTCTACCAGGATAGAAAGGAGACTCTGAGG AGTTCTGCATGTGGCCTGCCACTGAACCTCATGGGAGCAGAGTGTTTACCTTTCCCAGAATATACCAAAAAACCCAACTGCTTTCGATTAAG GCTCCGTGATGGGTCTGAATATCTGTTTAATGCATCTTCACGCTTTATGATGAAGAAATGGATAATGAAAATACAAGCAAGCACAG gtcagACAGTGTGTAGATCTTCAATATTAGGTGTCCCTTTTGATGAAGACCTCCCCAGTTCCTT AAAGCCCCCCTTCTGTTTTGGATGTCATGATCCAGACGGTTGCCACTGTTCCTCTCAACATGATGTCACCCAACCGTTTCCCAGGCACAACCCACCGGGTACCACCCAGACCAAAGAAATTGTTGTCCTCACCAGAGAGTTGAATCACATGCCACAGAGTCACTTCAAGCGTTTGGATGAACATTTAATCTCATCCTCAGATGCGGGCTGCTGTG ATGTTGATAAAGGCAGCTTAAAGCAGATGATGACTCACGGACTCTCTGGAGTCTTCAAAGACAACGCCTCTTCCTCTCCCCACTCCCCTTTATGCAGTGGTCAAGACTGGCTAAGTAGCAAGCGTCGCTCCCACTCCTTTACTTCAT CAACTTACCAAAAGATCAAACCCATGTTGCGCACCCCTGGAGGCAAAGGCCTGGAAACAGGCTCCAACTACTGTGTGACTCTGGTGGTGGGAGACAAGTCAACAGACAGCGCATCAGCAAGCACAAGCTCTGAGCCTCCACTGCTGGCTTTGGCTGGGTGGGAGCAGGACAGATATCAGGACGCAGCTCTGAGGAGCTACGTGAGCCTGCCGCGGCCACGCAACAAGTCTGTCTTCAAAAAGTTCTTTGGGAAAAGGGACCTCTGA